From Candidatus Binatia bacterium:
TCTGGCGCAGCGGGTCCTGCCCCAGGACGAGCGCCGCGCTCTGGATGTCTAAGGCTTCCACCGTCCGGTCGCCCACCGTCGCGATCGGGCCTCGAGCGGGCGGAGGAACGGCCGCGCGGGCCGGACCCAGCGGGTGGCCCGCCAGGGCGATCAGCGCGAACAGGGCGGCCGCGGCACGCGCGACAGCCGTCCGGCCCGGTCCGGGCGGGCGCCGGGACGTGGGATTTTCGGTCTCAGGAATCATAGGGACGTGTGGCGGCGAGTCTCCTCGGTGGCGCTGCTTCCCCTCTGTACCCCGGAGGGGCCCCGGAGTTCACCTTCCGGCGGTCGGAAGAGGCAGGCGCGCAACGCTATCAACGGGTGCCAGGGCCCGCAACACCTTTGTCGCCAAGGGCAGCGGATCTCCGGGCTTACGGATCCGGAGGGTCCGGGCGCCCGAGGCGAACTCGATCGGCACGGGCACCTCGGGCACCAGCGCCATGATCCGCTCCCGGGGAAGCGGGTCGTGCAGCTCGATTTCGATGCGGTCGCGGCCGATCCGGAGCCGCTCCGCCCCGGCTTCCTTGCCCAGGATCCGAAGCCCCTTCAGGGCCAGCAGGTGCTCGACCTCCGAGGGCGGCGGCCCGAAGCGGTCCCGCAGCTCGGCGCGCAGCGCCTCCAGGGCCTCCAGCGTCGAGAGAGCGGCCATCCGGCGGTAGACGTCGAGCTTCTCGTCGCCGTCCTCGATGTACTCGTCGGGAACGAAGGCCGGGAGCGGGCTCGAAACCTCGGGCTCGGGGCGGCGGTCCACCGGCTCGCCCTGCAGCTCGTGCACGACCTCGTCCACCATGCGGCAGTAGAGGTCGAATCCCACGCTGAGCATGTGCCCGTGCTGCTCGGGCCCGAGGAGGTTTCCGGCCCCGCGGATCTCCAGGTCGCGCATCGCGATCATGAGCCCCGCGCCCAGCTCCTCGTGCTCGGCGATCACGCGGAGGCGCTTCTCCGCCTCTTCGGTCAGCACCTTGCCCGCGGGAACCAGCAGGTGGCAGAACGCCTGGTGGTGCGAGCGGCCGATCCGTCCGCGCAGCTGGTAGAGCTGGGCCAGCCCCAGCGCGTCGGCGCGGTGCACCAGCATCGTGTTCACGGTGGGGATGTCGAGCCCCGACTCGATGATCATGGTGGAGACGAGCACGTCGGCGCGCCGTTCCAGGAACTCCACCATCACCTTCTCCAGCTGCGTGTCCTTCATCTGCCCGTGCGCGACCACCACCTTGAGCTGCGGGACGATGCTGGTCACGTAGTGCGCGATCCGGTCGATCGATTCCACGCGGTTGTGCACGAAGAAGGACTGCCCGCCGCGGTCCGACTCGCGCAGCAGCGCCTCGCCGACGACCTCCTGGCTCATCTCCACGATCTCCGTGCGGATCGGATAGCGGCCGCGCGGCGGGGTGGTCATGACCGACATGTCGCGCGCGCCGAGGAGGCTCATGTGCAGCGTGCGCGGGATCGGCGTGGCGGTCAGGGTGAGCACGTCCACCGTCTCGACGAGGGTGCGGATCCGCTCCTTCTGCGCGACGCCGAAGCGCTGCTCCTCGTCGATCACGACGAGGCCCAGGTTCTTGAAGACGACGTCCTTGGAGAGGAGGCGGTGGGTGCCGATCACGAGATCCACCTCGCCGGTGCCGATCTTCGCGACCGTCTCCTTCTGCTCCTTCGGCGAGCGGAAGCGGCTCAGCATGTCGACCCGGACGGGATAGTCGGCGTAGCGCTCGCTGAAGGTGACGAAGTGCTGCTGCGCGAGCACGGTGGTGGGCACCAGCACGGCCACCTGCGTTCCTTCCTGGATCGCCTTGAAGGCGGCGCGGATCGCCACCTCGGTCTTGCCGTAGCCCACGTCGCCGCAGATGAGGCGGTCCATCGGCCGCGCCGACTCCATGTCCTTCTTCACCTCTTCGACCGCGCGGAGCTGGTCGGGCGTCTCTTCGTAGATGAACGAGGACTCGAGCTCGCGCTGCCACGGCGTGTCGGGGCCGAACGCCCGCCCCGGGCGCGCCTTCCGCACGGCGTAGTGGCGGAGCAGCGTCTCGGCCATGTCGGCGATCGCTTTCCGCGTCTTCGCCTTCACGCGGGCCCACGTGGTGCCGCCGAGCCGGTGGACCGCGGGCGCGCGCCCCTCCTCGGCCGAATAGCGCTCCACCATCCCGAGCTGTCCGATCGGCACGAAGAGGCGGTCGCCTCCCGCGTAGTCGATCTGCATGCACTCGGTCTCCTGGCCGTCCAGCGTCAGCGGCTTGAGCCCGCGGTAGACGCCGATGCCGTGATCGAGGTGGACGACGTAGTCGCCCGGCGTGAGCGTGAGCAGCTCGCGGAGCGCCGCCGCCGAAGGGCGGAGCTTCCGCGCGCGGCGCCGGCGGTAGCGGGCGAAGATCTCGTGGTCGGTGAAGACGGCGAGCTTCGCCCCCGGCAGCACGAACCCGGCGCTCAGGTCGCCGATGTCGATCCCGCCGAGGTCGGAGCCCAGGAGCTCCTCGAGCCGCTCGGCCTGGCCCCGGTTGTCGCAGAGGATCATGCGCGTCATGCCCAGGTCGCTCAGGCGCTTCAGCTCGGTGCGCAAGAGGTCGAGCTTTCGTCCGAACGAGGGCTGCGGGCGGGCGTCCAGCGCGATCACCTCGCCGCGCGGGGCTCCCTCCCGCACGGTGAGCGCGGCTTCCACGCGACGGCGCCCGGCGAGGCGGCCGGCCGCGCGCTCGGGCGGCTCGAAGAGCGCTTCCCGCGGCGGCAGATGCGGCGTCTTCGCGCGGGCGTCCTCCTCGAGCCGCTCGGTCTCGCGCTCGGCGTCCTGCAGCTCGCGCTCCACCGCGGCCGGCTCGTCCACCCAGAGGATGGTGTTCTCGGCCAGGTGGTCGAGCACCGAGCCCAGCGGAAGGCCGAGGAGCGGCGCCGCCCACTCCATCCCCTCGAAGTAGATCCCCTCGGCCACGAGGTCGCGGATGCGATCGGTCTCGGACGTGCGCGGCGCCGAAGGAGCGTCCATCGGCCGCAGGCGCTCGTCGGCGTCCTCGGAGTACAGGAGCTCGCGCGCGGGCGCCAGGCGCGCCTCTTCGATCGGCCCGGTCGAGCGCTGCGAGGTGACGTCGAAGGAGCGGAGCGACGCCACGGTGTCGCCGTCGAACTCGAGCCGCGCGGGGTGGTCCATCCCCGGGCCGAACACGTCCACGATCCCGCCGCGGCGGCTCACCTCCCCCGATTCGCCGATTTCGGGAACGGAGCGGTAGCCGGCCAGCACCAGGCGGCGGAGCAGCGCCTCGGGGGCGATCGTGAGCCCCGCGCGCACGGTGATCGCGCGCGCGCGGATGCGGTCGGGCGCGGGCGCCAGCCGGTGGAGCGCGAGCGCGGGAATCACGGCGACGGGCGGATCGGGATCTCCCAGGCGCAGGAACGCGTGGATCCGGTCCTCGCGCACCGGGGCGGTCGCGACCTGGGAGCTCCAGGGAACCGTGTCGTGCGGTGGAATGAAGACCACCCGGTCGGGGCCGAGGAAAAAGCAGAGATCGTCGTGCCAACCCTCGGCGCGGTCCAGATCGGGGGCGATCACCGCGAGGCGGGTCCCCGGGCGCCGCGCGAGAAGGGCCGCGACCAGAGCGCCCGCGCTCCCGGCGACGCCGCGGATCCGGATGGAGGCGCCGGGCGCGGACGCGTCCAGGCGCTCCATCATCTCCTGGATGCGCGGGTGCGTGCCGCCCGCCTCGAGAAGGCGGGCGGCCACCCGGGAGGGCTCGGCGGGGTTCGTTTCTCGGGACGGCTCGCGGACGGCGCTCATGGCTCTACCGATCTAGGACGCGGGCGCTGCCGAGGAGGATTTCGCCCATCAGAAAGACTCCGCCCAGAACCAGGAGCGGAAGCCAGAGCTCCCGCCCGCGCCGGGTGTCGCCCAGCCTCGTCGCGAGCGCCGCGCGGTTGTCGATCGAGAGCACGGGCGCACCGCCCGGCCCCTGGGCGTCGGCTTTCAGGGAATCGGCCGGCACGGCGGCGAGATCGCTCTCCACCGGGTCGGGGTTCACCGCGACGGTCGCGAGCGCCCTGCCGCCGGCTTCGAACGTGTAGAACCCCGCGGCCATGGCGGGAGCGTCGGCGACGGCGCGGAAGGCGGCCCCCTCGTTTTCCACGGCCGCCGGCGAGGTGAAGCCGCCGGGGCCCCGGGCCACGACCGCGCCCGAAGGGGCGGCGTCGAGGCGCGCGAACGGACGCTCCCCCACGCGCGGCTCGGAACCGGGCTCGCTCTCCGAGGCGCGCGCGGCGTAGGAAACGAGCCCGCGCACCAGCGGAACGAACGCGCCGGAATACGGCAGGTCCCCCCAATCGTCCGCGAAGGAGGAGAGGAAGACCGCGACCGAGGGCGCCGCCACCACGAGCGGAAGGCCGCCCGTGGTCTGCACCACCACCTCGGCGCGCGCCGATGCGGTGCGGCCGCGCATCATTCCCGAAAGCCGCGCCTGCGTGAGCGGCGAGCCCACCCCCACCGCGAGCCCCTCGAGGACCGGGTGGCCCGGAAGGCGCGCGCGCAGCTCGAACGAGGTTCCCTCCACGGGGCGATCCGGCCCCGCCAGGGTCAGGTCCACGAGCCCGGGGAAGAGCCGCTTCGTGTAGTAATCGGGATCGGCGTGCGGGCCGAGGGCCACGACCAGGCCGCCGCCTTCCTTGACGTAGCCCTTGAGACGCGATTCGGCGTCGCCCGAGAGCGAGGCCACGTCCTCGAGGATGACGACGTCGGCGCGCGACTTGGATAGTCCGAGCAGGGCGCCCGGACCGGCGGTCTCGACGGCGAACCCGGATGTGCCGTCTCCCGAGGGGTCGAGGGCGAGCGCGGCGAACCGCGGAGCGGGTGCGGCGCCGCGCGGCTCGGCGATC
This genomic window contains:
- the mfd gene encoding transcription-repair coupling factor, with the protein product MSAVREPSRETNPAEPSRVAARLLEAGGTHPRIQEMMERLDASAPGASIRIRGVAGSAGALVAALLARRPGTRLAVIAPDLDRAEGWHDDLCFFLGPDRVVFIPPHDTVPWSSQVATAPVREDRIHAFLRLGDPDPPVAVIPALALHRLAPAPDRIRARAITVRAGLTIAPEALLRRLVLAGYRSVPEIGESGEVSRRGGIVDVFGPGMDHPARLEFDGDTVASLRSFDVTSQRSTGPIEEARLAPARELLYSEDADERLRPMDAPSAPRTSETDRIRDLVAEGIYFEGMEWAAPLLGLPLGSVLDHLAENTILWVDEPAAVERELQDAERETERLEEDARAKTPHLPPREALFEPPERAAGRLAGRRRVEAALTVREGAPRGEVIALDARPQPSFGRKLDLLRTELKRLSDLGMTRMILCDNRGQAERLEELLGSDLGGIDIGDLSAGFVLPGAKLAVFTDHEIFARYRRRRARKLRPSAAALRELLTLTPGDYVVHLDHGIGVYRGLKPLTLDGQETECMQIDYAGGDRLFVPIGQLGMVERYSAEEGRAPAVHRLGGTTWARVKAKTRKAIADMAETLLRHYAVRKARPGRAFGPDTPWQRELESSFIYEETPDQLRAVEEVKKDMESARPMDRLICGDVGYGKTEVAIRAAFKAIQEGTQVAVLVPTTVLAQQHFVTFSERYADYPVRVDMLSRFRSPKEQKETVAKIGTGEVDLVIGTHRLLSKDVVFKNLGLVVIDEEQRFGVAQKERIRTLVETVDVLTLTATPIPRTLHMSLLGARDMSVMTTPPRGRYPIRTEIVEMSQEVVGEALLRESDRGGQSFFVHNRVESIDRIAHYVTSIVPQLKVVVAHGQMKDTQLEKVMVEFLERRADVLVSTMIIESGLDIPTVNTMLVHRADALGLAQLYQLRGRIGRSHHQAFCHLLVPAGKVLTEEAEKRLRVIAEHEELGAGLMIAMRDLEIRGAGNLLGPEQHGHMLSVGFDLYCRMVDEVVHELQGEPVDRRPEPEVSSPLPAFVPDEYIEDGDEKLDVYRRMAALSTLEALEALRAELRDRFGPPPSEVEHLLALKGLRILGKEAGAERLRIGRDRIEIELHDPLPRERIMALVPEVPVPIEFASGARTLRIRKPGDPLPLATKVLRALAPVDSVARLPLPTAGR
- a CDS encoding BatA domain-containing protein — encoded protein: MPTLSFLNPAFLWALPAASLPILIHLLSRQRLPEVRFPTTQFLRQLEPREIRRLRLREILLLILRTLALLLFVLAFARPSLAPRGAVTHAAAAVGILLDDSESMAALDDRARPRMEGAVARALAIADAGRAGDELYLARATRPGEAEIGRARDRVRLRRTIERIEAEPLPARLEGAMHALRLALGRSPLKARELYVISDLQRVSLTPEARREIAEAAAGGIRVILLPVAEGRTPNHAFTAVDPVTRPGPEGRGLEVRARLVNYADALSDRLALRVRRGDALIGGGDAALKAGETRWVSMPLEPGAVNDPAIPVVAESDEDALPLDDRWYAVLGAPRRLRVLRIAEPRGAAPAPRFAALALDPSGDGTSGFAVETAGPGALLGLSKSRADVVILEDVASLSGDAESRLKGYVKEGGGLVVALGPHADPDYYTKRLFPGLVDLTLAGPDRPVEGTSFELRARLPGHPVLEGLAVGVGSPLTQARLSGMMRGRTASARAEVVVQTTGGLPLVVAAPSVAVFLSSFADDWGDLPYSGAFVPLVRGLVSYAARASESEPGSEPRVGERPFARLDAAPSGAVVARGPGGFTSPAAVENEGAAFRAVADAPAMAAGFYTFEAGGRALATVAVNPDPVESDLAAVPADSLKADAQGPGGAPVLSIDNRAALATRLGDTRRGRELWLPLLVLGGVFLMGEILLGSARVLDR